In Trichoderma asperellum chromosome 1, complete sequence, a single window of DNA contains:
- a CDS encoding uncharacterized protein (TransMembrane:14 (i62-86o98-116i128-148o154-174i186-208o214-235i255-272o284-302i322-347o359-380i392-412o418-443i455-473o516-543i)~EggNog:ENOG41) codes for MRSSTSNEDGPLAAEPQTERTPLLSEPLPRNGVLSDGCDAENGSLGEAERQMKHPMADKMHILLPAVGVGVFLVAVDQLLAVATYARIGSELKALNNTSWIATSYFLTLTSFQPLYGKLSDIFGRKACLLFAYAVFGLGCLGCGLAQSMTQLCVARAIAGIGGGGMSSVVTILFSDIVPLQERGVWQGYINIVYAAGTSTGAPIGGMFADSLGWRWSFMIQAPLCLIAWISVYLILDLEPPSQDHWVSKVRQVDFLGALTLVFAVISLLTGLDSGPNLGWSNRITIISLSLTPVFFALFLFVEMKVAKHPFAPGHLILSRELFPCFLVNMFGMASQLSAIFFVPLFFQAVKGLNATTSGTMLVPATISGVFGSLTGGWIIKRTGKFWWPTTISYGMLFLAMIPLIVTTWYGSLFGTTASFMVSSMGNGSGITTILIALIANAAPEDSAVAIACSYLFRSLGSSIGVGTSSAVLQQVLRTQLASRIGEDASQIEEKVRQSLDIIKELPPLLAEQVRASYQVATVAAFIPSLLFGLGCFAATFWVKEKSLKR; via the exons TGGCGTCCTAAGCGATGGCTGCGATGCCGAGAATGGCAGCTTGGGCGAGGCGGAACGGCAGATGAAGCATCCCATGGCGGACAAAATGCACATCTTGCTTCCTGCCGTGGGTGTTGGG GTTTTTCTTGTCGCTGTTGACCAGTTACTTGCGGTGGCAACCTATGCCAGAATTGGCAGTGAGCTCAAGGCTCTGAACAACACCAGCTGGATTGCCACATC GTACTTTCTCACCCTCACGAGCTTCCAACCTCTCTACGGCAAGCTTAGTGATATATTTGGTCGAAAGGCATGCCTTCTCTTCGCGTACGCCGTCTTCGGCCTCGGCTGCTTGGGGTGCGGTCTTGCTCAGAGTATGACGCAGCTTTGTGTCGCACGAGCCATCGCCGGAATCGGCGGAGGAGGCATGAGTTCGGTGGTGACGATTCTGTTTTCTGATATTGTCCCGCTACAGGAGCGTGGCGTATGGCAGGGCTACATCAACATCGTATATGCCGCCGGG ACTAGCACGGGAGCTCCCATCGGCGGAATGTTCGCTGATTCTCTAGGATGGCGATG GTCATTCATGATCCAGGCACCCCTATGCTTGATAGCTTGGATCTCAGTATACTTAATCCTCGATCTCGAGCCTCCTTCTCAGGATCACTGGGTCTCCAAAGTTCGTCAGGTTGACTTCCTCGGCGCCCTTACTCTTGTGTTCGCCGTCATTTCTCTCTTGACAGGCCTAGACTCTGGCCCAAATCTCGGATGGTCAAAtcgcatcaccatcatctcaCTGAGTTTGACGCccgtcttctttgccttgttcctcttcgtcgAAATGAAGGTCGCCAAGCATCCATTTGCTCCAGGCCACCTCATACTTAGCCGAGAATTGTTCCCTTGTTTTCTGGTCAACATGTTCGGCATGGCATCCCAACTGAGCGCCATATTCTTTGTGCCACTGTTTTTCCAAGCTGTCAAGGGCCTCAACGCCACGACGAGCGGCACGATGCTTGTGCCGGCCACGATCTCGGGCGTTTTCGGTTCTCTAACAGGCGGCTGGATTATTAAGAGAACAGGAAAATTTTGGTGGCCAACAACTATCAGCTACGGGATGCTCTTCCTCGCAATGATACCTTTGATTGTTACGACCTGGTATGGCTCGCTTTTTGGAACTACAGCGTCATTTATGGTGTCATCCATGGGGAATGGAAGTG gcATTACAACTATCCTCATCGCCCTCATCGCTAACGCGGCCCCGGAGGACAGCGCAGTCGCCATCGCCTGCTCTTATCTCTTCCGATCTCTTGGCTCAAGCATCGGCGTTGGCACCAGCTCAGCTGTACTCCAGCAAGTCCTCAGAACGCAACTCGCCTCACGTATTGGGGAAGATGCCAGCCAGATCGAGGAAAAGGTGCGCCAGAGTCTGGACATTATCAAGGAGCTACCGCCATTGCTGGCCGAACAGGTGCGGGCGAGTTATCAGGTTGCTACAGTTGCAGCCTTCATACCCTCGCTCCTTTTTGGCCTTGGATGTTTCGCTGCTACATTTTGGGTGAAGGAGAAGTCTCTAAAGCGGTAG
- the HUT1 gene encoding UDP-galactose transporter, variant 2 (TransMembrane:7 (o12-30i51-71o86-103i124-145o181-199i206-227o233-251i)), translating into MLVAITNSLASPFGYASLAHIDYITFLLAKSCKLLPVMFLHITIFRKRYPIYKYTVVAAVTAGVAVFTLHSDRKHKKSKLSEEANLPWGLLLLSINLLFDGLTNSTQDYIFQTFRPFSGPQMMCANNIMSTAVTSLYLVASPALVSLGIGEWLGMDVAGSAGEMNAAIEFMTKYPAVWKDVLGFAACGALGQVFIFYTLSTFSSVLLVTVTVTRKMFTMILSVVAFGHRLTQMQLLGVGLVFGGIGVEAAIARKEKMAKEAAKVKKSS; encoded by the exons ATGCTTGTCGCCATCACAAACAGTCTGGCCAGTCCCTTTGGCTACGCCAGTCTTGCGCACATCGACTACATCACTTTCCTGCTGGCCAAGAGCTGCAAGCTGCTGCCCGTCATGTTCCTCCACATCACCATCTTCCGGAAGCGCTACCCGATTTACAAGTACACCGTGGTTGCCGCCGTCACTGCTGGCGTTGCCGTCTTCACGCTCCACTCCGATCGCAAGCACAAGAAGTCGAAGCTGTCGGAGGAGGCAAATCTCCCTTGgggactgctgctgctgagcatcAACCTCCTGTTTGACGGCCTCACCAACAGCACCCAGGATTACATCTTCCAGACTTTCCGCCCCTTTAGCGGACCGCAGATGATGTGCGCCAACAACATCATGAGCACTGCTGTCACGTCCTTGTACCTCGTTGCCAGCCCTGCGCTCGTCTCTCTTGGCATCGGCGAGTGGCTTGGCATGGATGTTGCTGGCAGCGCTGGCGAGATGAACGCTGCTATTGAGTTCATGACCAAGTACCCTGCTGTGTGGAAGGATGTTTTGGGCTTTGCAGCTTGCGGTGCCCTGGGCCAGGTCTTTATCT TCTATACTCTTTCTACATTCTCATCCGTCCTGCTAGTCACCGTCACCGTGACCCGCAAGATGTTCACCATGATTCTCTCAGTCGTCGCGTTCGGCCACCGTCTCACGCAGATGCAGTTGCTTGGAGTCGGGCTCGTCTTTGGCGGCATCGGTGTTGAGGCTGCCATTGccaggaaagagaaaatggcAAAGGAAGCCGCCAAGGTGAAGAAATCTTCATAG
- the HUT1 gene encoding UDP-galactose transporter (TransMembrane:10 (i57-77o97-119i140-158o164-184i191-211o226-243i264-285o321-339i346-367o373-391i)~BUSCO:EOG092D3SP4), with product MARTKQTAVKRESSSEFFNKQSATWEDSNGKEVKTTNGHTASAKAAAQESAKGEAGFVQLVIAVSGIYASFLTWAYLQEKLTTKTYGPADAPEVWRFPVFLNTIQSLFAAAVGFIYLLVSTPKGAPVPSIFPSRRILGPLMLVAITNSLASPFGYASLAHIDYITFLLAKSCKLLPVMFLHITIFRKRYPIYKYTVVAAVTAGVAVFTLHSDRKHKKSKLSEEANLPWGLLLLSINLLFDGLTNSTQDYIFQTFRPFSGPQMMCANNIMSTAVTSLYLVASPALVSLGIGEWLGMDVAGSAGEMNAAIEFMTKYPAVWKDVLGFAACGALGQVFIFYTLSTFSSVLLVTVTVTRKMFTMILSVVAFGHRLTQMQLLGVGLVFGGIGVEAAIARKEKMAKEAAKVKKSS from the exons ATGGCGCGCACAAAGCAAACAGCTGTTAAGCGCGAGTCCTCCTCAGAGTTTTTCAACAAGCAGTCGGCAACATGGGAAGATAGCAATGGGAAAGAGGTGAAGACTACAAACGGGCACACTGCCTCTGcgaaggcggcggcgcaaGAGTCTGCGAAGGGCGAGGCGGGTTTTGTTCAGCTGGTGATTGCTGTTTCTGGCATCTATGCTTCCTT CTTGACTTGGGCGTACCTCCAAGAGAAGTTGACAACTAAGACTTACGGCCCGGCCGACGCACCAGAGGTCTGGCGTTTCCCCGTCTTCCTCAACACCATCCAGTCGCTCTTCGCTGCGGCCGTTGGCTTCATCTACCTCTTGGTCTCGACGCCGAAAGGCGCCCCCGTGCCGTCGATTTTCCCCTCGCGCCGCATCCTCGGACCCCTCATGCTTGTCGCCATCACAAACAGTCTGGCCAGTCCCTTTGGCTACGCCAGTCTTGCGCACATCGACTACATCACTTTCCTGCTGGCCAAGAGCTGCAAGCTGCTGCCCGTCATGTTCCTCCACATCACCATCTTCCGGAAGCGCTACCCGATTTACAAGTACACCGTGGTTGCCGCCGTCACTGCTGGCGTTGCCGTCTTCACGCTCCACTCCGATCGCAAGCACAAGAAGTCGAAGCTGTCGGAGGAGGCAAATCTCCCTTGgggactgctgctgctgagcatcAACCTCCTGTTTGACGGCCTCACCAACAGCACCCAGGATTACATCTTCCAGACTTTCCGCCCCTTTAGCGGACCGCAGATGATGTGCGCCAACAACATCATGAGCACTGCTGTCACGTCCTTGTACCTCGTTGCCAGCCCTGCGCTCGTCTCTCTTGGCATCGGCGAGTGGCTTGGCATGGATGTTGCTGGCAGCGCTGGCGAGATGAACGCTGCTATTGAGTTCATGACCAAGTACCCTGCTGTGTGGAAGGATGTTTTGGGCTTTGCAGCTTGCGGTGCCCTGGGCCAGGTCTTTATCT TCTATACTCTTTCTACATTCTCATCCGTCCTGCTAGTCACCGTCACCGTGACCCGCAAGATGTTCACCATGATTCTCTCAGTCGTCGCGTTCGGCCACCGTCTCACGCAGATGCAGTTGCTTGGAGTCGGGCTCGTCTTTGGCGGCATCGGTGTTGAGGCTGCCATTGccaggaaagagaaaatggcAAAGGAAGCCGCCAAGGTGAAGAAATCTTCATAG
- a CDS encoding uncharacterized protein (EggNog:ENOG41~TransMembrane:1 (o441-460i)), giving the protein MSADLFAEFANSNPPPPQQQQQPPISGVQGNPPAAKSPFGFGFNDFTAAAASPIESWPSIPSQPSGAGSWTTAPALSQATPAPHALNDADDDGWGDFETAEPTPAVSTTNKPFGSFGGAFGEFSAPPKEPDVRNRLVRAPTIDIMTNTLVDFQAKPEPDFQPKPSEDFSSWNVKQGSSRFPIKSAPKDPNVLFDVDDFELQVPEADEDEDDFGDFETVPPPQQIQPKQNAVSPPPAYSANPAPLLDLLSLDDPPEQQPIKQVTKKQLPAQPLGALSFGAVPSTTTNPPKSPSFQERNPFPDLEIKTNLTAAAVAKKKNDTPKSATPVTAWPPVSHGKKPSIAKDFDDDWDAWDDTPSKTNIGKDKISQSSQAENWDWDAGDSAESTAIKGSDDDPPPTNVPPPSVILSAFPNLLSSANVFFKPISGHSASIKQQVLSNPKAIHFLQGYILLATTAARVIAGRKHRWHRDKILAKSMSISAAGSKGMKLAGIDKTQSAREDREAADVVAVWREYVGRLRSAVAAANTEGKLNLKVPELSENMLVQTAKMVPTGPKPCVICGLKREERVSKVDYDIEDSFGEWWVEHWGHRACKNFWVEHEQKLRQR; this is encoded by the coding sequence ATGTCGGCTGATTTGTTTGCCGAGTTTGCCAATAGCAACCCGCCACCtccacagcagcaacaacagccacCCATTTCGGGTGTCCAGGGGAATCCGCCTGCGGCAAAGAGCCCCTTCGGCTTTGGCTTCAACGACTttacagcggcagcagcctcgccaATTGAGAGCTGGCCATCAATCCCATCTCAGCCAAGCGGAGCTGGCAGCTGGACAACGGCTCCAGCCTTGTCACAGGCGACGCCAGCTCCGCATGCGCTGAACGAcgctgatgacgatggctgGGGAGATTTTGAGACTGCGGAGCCTACTCCGGCAGTATCTACAACAAACAAGCCTTTTGGCTCATTTGGGGGCGCGTTTGGGGAGTTTTCCGCGCCCCCCAAGGAGCCTGATGTCAGAAATAGATTGGTCCGAGCCCCTACCATCGACATCATGACCAATACCTTGGTTGATTTCCAAGCGAAGCCTGAGCCGGATTTCCAGCCAAAGCCCAGCGAAGATTTCTCTTCATGGAATGTGAAGCAAGGGAGTTCAAGATTCCCCATCAAATCGGCACCAAAAGATCCCAACGTGCTCTTCGATGTGGACGATTTTGAACTTCAGGTGCCAGAGgctgatgaggacgaggatgatttCGGTGATTTTGAAACGGTACCGCCACCACAACAAATACAGCCCAAACAGAATGCTGTTTCTCCCCCACCGGCGTATTCTGCCAATCCTGCACCCTTGCTAGATCTGCTCTCTCTTGATGACCCCCCGGAACAACAGCCGATCAAGCAGGTCACTAAGAAGCAGCTACCTGCCCAGCCCCTAGGGGCACTGAGCTTTGGAGCTGTCCCGTCGACGACTACAAATCCACCGAAATCGCCATCATTCCAAGAGCGAAATCCTTTCCCGGATCTTGAAATAAAGACAAATCTGACAGCTGCTGCCgttgccaagaagaagaacgatACACCCAAATCAGCAACACCGGTTACTGCTTGGCCGCCGGTCAGTCATGGGAAGAAACCATCAATTGCTAAGGATTTTGACGACGACTGGGATGCCTGGGATGACACTCCCAGCAAGACGAATATTGGGAAAGATAAAATTTCTCAGTCTAGTCAGGCCGAGAACTGGGATTGGGATGCTGGTGATAGCGCCGAAtctactgctataaaaggaAGCGATGATGATCCTCCCCCAACCAATGTCCCACCTCCATCAGTCATCCTGTCTGCGTTTCCCAATCTTCTTAGTTCAGCGAATGTCTTTTTCAAACCAATTTCCGGCCATAGTGCCTCCATAAAGCAGCAAGTTCTATCTAACCCCAAAGCGATACACTTCCTGCAGGGATATATCCTTCTTGCCACCACAGCCGCCCGAGTAATCGCTGGTCGAAAACACAGGTGGCACCGAGACAAGATCCTGGCCAAAAGCATGTCCATATCGGCCGCTGGTAGCAAGGGTATGAAGCTCGCGGGCATAGATAAAACCCAGTCAGCACGAGAAGACAGAGAGGCAGCGGATGTGGTTGCTGTTTGGCGTGAATATGTAGGACGCCTGCGATCTGCCGTTGCAGCTGCCAATACCGAGGGAAAGCTCAATCTCAAGGTCCCTGAGCTGAGCGAGAATATGCTAGTCCAAACAGCCAAGATGGTGCCAACAGGGCCTAAACCGTGTGTTATATGCGGCctgaaaagggaagagagggTGTCAAAGGTCGACTATGACATTGAGGATAGTTTTGGAGAGTGGTGGGTTGAACATTGGGGCCACAGGGCTTGCAAGAACTTTTGGGTAGAACATGAGCAGAAATTACGGCAGCGTTGA
- a CDS encoding uncharacterized protein (TransMembrane:11 (i62-86o98-116i128-148o154-174i186-208o214-235i255-272o284-302i322-347o359-380i392-411o)~EggNog:ENOG41) has product MRSSTSNEDGPLAAEPQTERTPLLSEPLPRNGVLSDGCDAENGSLGEAERQMKHPMADKMHILLPAVGVGVFLVAVDQLLAVATYARIGSELKALNNTSWIATSYFLTLTSFQPLYGKLSDIFGRKACLLFAYAVFGLGCLGCGLAQSMTQLCVARAIAGIGGGGMSSVVTILFSDIVPLQERGVWQGYINIVYAAGTSTGAPIGGMFADSLGWRWSFMIQAPLCLIAWISVYLILDLEPPSQDHWVSKVRQVDFLGALTLVFAVISLLTGLDSGPNLGWSNRITIISLSLTPVFFALFLFVEMKVAKHPFAPGHLILSRELFPCFLVNMFGMASQLSAIFFVPLFFQAVKGLNATTSGTMLVPATISGVFGSLTGGWIIKRTGKFWWPTTISYGMLFLAMIPLIVTTWYGSLFGTTASFMVSSMGNGSGKLNHSPPSHTLF; this is encoded by the exons TGGCGTCCTAAGCGATGGCTGCGATGCCGAGAATGGCAGCTTGGGCGAGGCGGAACGGCAGATGAAGCATCCCATGGCGGACAAAATGCACATCTTGCTTCCTGCCGTGGGTGTTGGG GTTTTTCTTGTCGCTGTTGACCAGTTACTTGCGGTGGCAACCTATGCCAGAATTGGCAGTGAGCTCAAGGCTCTGAACAACACCAGCTGGATTGCCACATC GTACTTTCTCACCCTCACGAGCTTCCAACCTCTCTACGGCAAGCTTAGTGATATATTTGGTCGAAAGGCATGCCTTCTCTTCGCGTACGCCGTCTTCGGCCTCGGCTGCTTGGGGTGCGGTCTTGCTCAGAGTATGACGCAGCTTTGTGTCGCACGAGCCATCGCCGGAATCGGCGGAGGAGGCATGAGTTCGGTGGTGACGATTCTGTTTTCTGATATTGTCCCGCTACAGGAGCGTGGCGTATGGCAGGGCTACATCAACATCGTATATGCCGCCGGG ACTAGCACGGGAGCTCCCATCGGCGGAATGTTCGCTGATTCTCTAGGATGGCGATG GTCATTCATGATCCAGGCACCCCTATGCTTGATAGCTTGGATCTCAGTATACTTAATCCTCGATCTCGAGCCTCCTTCTCAGGATCACTGGGTCTCCAAAGTTCGTCAGGTTGACTTCCTCGGCGCCCTTACTCTTGTGTTCGCCGTCATTTCTCTCTTGACAGGCCTAGACTCTGGCCCAAATCTCGGATGGTCAAAtcgcatcaccatcatctcaCTGAGTTTGACGCccgtcttctttgccttgttcctcttcgtcgAAATGAAGGTCGCCAAGCATCCATTTGCTCCAGGCCACCTCATACTTAGCCGAGAATTGTTCCCTTGTTTTCTGGTCAACATGTTCGGCATGGCATCCCAACTGAGCGCCATATTCTTTGTGCCACTGTTTTTCCAAGCTGTCAAGGGCCTCAACGCCACGACGAGCGGCACGATGCTTGTGCCGGCCACGATCTCGGGCGTTTTCGGTTCTCTAACAGGCGGCTGGATTATTAAGAGAACAGGAAAATTTTGGTGGCCAACAACTATCAGCTACGGGATGCTCTTCCTCGCAATGATACCTTTGATTGTTACGACCTGGTATGGCTCGCTTTTTGGAACTACAGCGTCATTTATGGTGTCATCCATGGGGAATGGAAGTGGTAAGTTGAATCATTCGCCGCCTTCGCATACTCTATTCTAA
- a CDS encoding uncharacterized protein (SECRETED:SignalP(1-19)~MEROPS:MER0000073), translated as MAPASAVVSALMLPALALGAAIEPRGAEIVGGTTASAGEFPYIVSLSSQGSHFCGGVLVNANTVVTAGHCSVDFSASQVKVRAGSLTWASGGTQVGVSSITVNPSYTTKNGVPDFDVAVWKLSSPIQTSSTIAYAKLPASGSDPAAGTTLTTAGWGTTSENSNSLPSRLNKVSVPVISRSSCNSEYGGIISNNMFCAGLSQGGKDSCSGDSGGPIVDSNGVLQGLVSWGQGCAEAGFAGVYVRLGNLLSFVNQHL; from the exons ATGGCTCCCGCTTCCGCAGTTGTTTCAGCTCTTATGCTGCCCGCTCTCGCTCTGGGAGCTGCCATCGAGCCCCGTGGCGCTGAGATCGTCGGAGGAACCACCGCTTCTGCCGGCGAGTTCCCTTACATCGTCAGTCTGTCTTCTCAAGGCTCTCACTTCTGCGGCGGTGTTTTGGTCAACGCCAACACTGTCGTTACTGCTGGCCACTGCTCCGTCGACTTCTCTGCCTCTCAGGTCAAGGTCCGCGCTGGATCTCTC ACTTGGGCTTCTGGCGGCACCCAGGTTGGTGTTTCAAGCATCACCGTGAACCCCTCATACACCACCAAGAACGGCGTTCCCGACTTCGACGTTGCCGTCTGGAAGCTGTCCTCTCCCATCCAGACCAGCTCTACCATCGCCTACGCCAAGCTGCCTGCCTCCGGCTCTGACCCTGCTGCCGGAACTACCTTGACCACCGCTGGCTG GGGCACCACCAGCGAGAACTCCAACTCTCTCCCCTCAAGGCTGAACAAGGTCTCCGTCCCTGTCatctctcgctcttcttgcaaCAGCGAGTACGGcggcatcatctccaacaacATGTTCTGCGCTGGTCTCTCCCAGGGTGGCAAGGACTCCTGCTCTGGAGACTCCGGCGGCCCAATCGTCGACTCCAACGGCGTTCTCCAGGGTCTTGTTTCTTGGGGCCAGGGCTGTGCTGAGGCCGGTTTCGCTGGTGTCTATGTCAGACTCGGCAACCTGTTGAGCTTTGTCAACCAGCACCTGTAA